A single Candidatus Poribacteria bacterium DNA region contains:
- a CDS encoding ABC transporter ATP-binding protein, whose protein sequence is MFPIKVENLSYAYGARRALVDVTFSISQGEVFGFLGPNGSGKTTLFKILSTLIPVNQAAVNILGHELARESQSVRQYLGVVFQHPSLDLKLTVTENLRHHGHLYGLRGKTLKQRIQEALNQFELTDRAHEGVETLSGGLRRRAELAKATLHKPKLLLLDEPSTGLDPGARRSFREYLASLQETTVILTTHILDDAEACDRVGILNAGELVAIGTPDELKDHVGGDVVIVDSPAPEELAPKVSQRFGRTATLIEGLLRIECHNGHEFVRDVVAAFPSEIRSARFGKPTLEDVFIKLTGRRFEENGSSQNSVELKSSHTETH, encoded by the coding sequence ATGTTCCCTATCAAAGTCGAGAATCTCTCGTACGCTTATGGGGCTCGGCGGGCACTTGTAGATGTAACCTTTAGCATCTCACAAGGCGAAGTCTTCGGGTTTCTTGGCCCAAACGGCAGCGGTAAAACCACACTCTTTAAGATACTTTCTACCCTGATTCCGGTTAATCAAGCTGCGGTCAATATTCTTGGTCATGAGCTTGCCAGAGAATCGCAAAGCGTCAGGCAGTATCTGGGTGTGGTTTTTCAGCATCCGAGTTTGGATCTAAAACTCACAGTCACGGAGAATCTCCGGCATCACGGTCACCTGTACGGGCTGCGGGGTAAAACGCTGAAGCAGCGAATCCAAGAGGCGCTCAACCAATTTGAATTGACCGATCGCGCTCATGAGGGCGTGGAAACACTATCGGGTGGACTAAGAAGGCGTGCGGAGTTGGCAAAGGCGACCCTTCACAAGCCGAAGCTTCTGCTACTGGACGAGCCGAGCACCGGACTCGATCCCGGGGCACGCAGAAGTTTCAGAGAATATTTGGCGAGTTTGCAAGAAACAACCGTTATCCTGACAACCCACATTTTGGATGACGCCGAAGCGTGTGACCGCGTGGGGATTCTCAACGCGGGGGAATTGGTTGCCATCGGAACACCGGACGAACTGAAAGATCATGTTGGTGGAGATGTTGTCATCGTTGATTCTCCAGCGCCTGAAGAACTAGCGCCGAAAGTAAGCCAACGATTTGGGCGTACGGCAACATTGATTGAGGGGCTGTTACGAATCGAATGCCACAACGGACATGAATTTGTTCGAGATGTAGTCGCTGCGTTTCCGAGCGAAATCCGATCCGCGCGCTTTGGAAAGCCCACATTGGAAGATGTGTTTATCAAACTGACAGGACGTCGCTTTGAGGAAAACGGTTCCAGTCAAAATTCAGTAGAATTGAAAAGCAGCCACACTGAAACGCACTAA
- a CDS encoding cytochrome c oxidase subunit II: protein MEYIEGSTTLEIVWTAATTVIVFGLAMLSLPQWNKIKFPSQFPGDPGAVVQVSGKQFNWDMTYPGPDGEWGTDDDLVLENQLHVPVNEIVHIRLTSIDVIHSFFVPQLRLKQDALPGRFINMWFEATKPGTYLDTPGCLDTLPSTRLRTTQRGQMNGGENNEKKGVNIE, encoded by the coding sequence GTGGAGTACATTGAAGGTAGCACAACCCTTGAAATCGTATGGACTGCTGCGACCACCGTCATTGTGTTTGGACTTGCAATGTTGAGTCTGCCCCAATGGAACAAGATTAAATTCCCTTCCCAATTTCCCGGCGACCCCGGCGCTGTCGTTCAAGTGAGTGGGAAACAATTTAACTGGGATATGACTTATCCAGGACCTGATGGCGAATGGGGCACTGACGATGACTTAGTACTTGAGAACCAGCTGCATGTCCCGGTTAACGAGATTGTGCATATCAGGCTCACATCTATTGATGTTATTCATAGCTTCTTTGTCCCTCAACTCCGGCTCAAGCAGGATGCCCTTCCTGGAAGGTTTATAAACATGTGGTTTGAAGCGACGAAACCGGGTACGTATTTGGACACTCCGGGATGCTTGGATACCTTACCGTCCACACGGCTGAGGACTACGCAGCGTGGACAAATGAACGGTGGGGAGAATAATGAAAAGAAAGGAGTCAATATAGAATGA
- a CDS encoding cytochrome c, whose amino-acid sequence MIRHLLIIVGIFAASMSWLIWLCRAVDPSTRYGSEVEYNYARYCAGCHGANGEGNGRIGRFKKLEPADLTTTEFWEGRTDEQLIHSIDAGKDNMPAFFYYLTDEEQWELFEFIKETFRPTPTHD is encoded by the coding sequence ATGATTCGACATCTTCTCATCATCGTTGGGATATTTGCCGCTAGTATGAGTTGGCTGATTTGGCTCTGTCGGGCGGTAGACCCCAGTACACGATACGGCTCCGAAGTCGAGTACAATTATGCTAGATATTGTGCCGGTTGTCATGGTGCGAACGGTGAAGGCAATGGACGGATTGGACGGTTCAAAAAGCTAGAACCTGCAGATCTGACGACAACCGAATTTTGGGAGGGTCGTACCGACGAACAACTTATCCACAGTATTGATGCCGGCAAGGATAATATGCCGGCATTTTTTTACTACCTAACCGATGAAGAACAGTGGGAACTGTTCGAGTTTATCAAAGAGACTTTTCGACCAACGCCGACGCATGATTAG
- a CDS encoding cytochrome c has product MQRLSLFTKCLIIFVVLWLFLRFFIGGVWSVPLPASVISMYLGLILLAILVHVSVEDDRFREFLRPVKETLADEDRGTRRTVLFVLIPLVMLGLSFSRLSTKADPPAALRTAHPAPPDELTYRDKVIGPTQQVENPFRHLEKDDKEAFKAHVENGRRVYYQNCFYCHGDDLDGEGHFAHGFNPPPANFQDPGIIPNFQESFFFWRISKGGPGLPPAATPWDSAMPVWEDHLTEEEIWDVILFLSEYTGYRPRTFGEAAH; this is encoded by the coding sequence ATGCAAAGATTATCCCTTTTCACAAAATGCCTAATCATATTTGTTGTGCTTTGGCTCTTTTTAAGATTCTTCATCGGTGGTGTATGGTCTGTGCCGTTACCCGCTAGCGTGATCTCAATGTATTTGGGGCTTATTCTATTGGCGATTCTGGTTCACGTGTCCGTCGAAGATGACAGGTTTCGAGAATTTCTCCGTCCTGTCAAAGAGACCTTGGCTGATGAGGATAGGGGGACAAGGCGTACTGTGTTGTTTGTCCTTATTCCTTTGGTTATGCTTGGTTTAAGTTTTTCTAGGTTGTCAACAAAGGCAGATCCACCAGCCGCGCTGCGCACTGCCCATCCGGCGCCACCTGATGAACTGACCTACCGCGACAAGGTTATCGGTCCCACGCAACAGGTGGAAAACCCCTTCCGGCACCTTGAAAAAGATGACAAGGAAGCATTTAAGGCTCATGTAGAGAACGGACGGCGGGTCTATTATCAAAACTGTTTCTACTGCCACGGCGACGATCTTGATGGCGAAGGACATTTCGCTCACGGTTTCAACCCACCGCCTGCAAACTTTCAGGACCCTGGGATTATTCCGAACTTCCAGGAATCTTTCTTCTTCTGGCGTATTAGTAAGGGAGGCCCCGGTCTGCCGCCAGCTGCAACCCCGTGGGATTCTGCCATGCCGGTCTGGGAGGATCACCTGACAGAGGAGGAGATTTGGGATGTGATTCTCTTCCTGTCTGAATACACAGGGTATCGACCACGGACGTTTGGTGAAGCGGCGCATTAA
- a CDS encoding ABC transporter permease, which produces MATIWWREIIRFLRQRSRLLSAVAQPLIFWLLLGGGLNASFKPPGVPEGTSYIEYFYPGIITLTLLFTAIFATISVVQDRREGFLQGVLVAPVSRWVIVLGQALGGTTLALLQGGLFLFLAPIVGVPLSFFSVLAALGVMLTLSFGLTNLGLMIAWRMDSTQGFHAIMNLILIPIWLLSGAFFPVSGVPILLEWVMKLNPLTYGVAALRRCLYFNAPIISEGIPQLALSLLVTGAFCVITYFGAARTAYRRPNVA; this is translated from the coding sequence GTGGCGACGATTTGGTGGCGTGAGATCATTCGATTTCTACGCCAACGGAGCCGTCTATTGAGCGCGGTTGCGCAACCGTTAATCTTTTGGCTGCTTTTGGGTGGTGGGCTGAACGCTTCATTTAAGCCGCCCGGCGTTCCCGAAGGAACGAGCTACATCGAATATTTTTACCCCGGTATCATCACGCTTACACTACTGTTTACAGCAATTTTTGCAACAATTTCGGTTGTCCAAGACCGTCGAGAAGGTTTTCTTCAAGGTGTGCTTGTTGCCCCGGTTTCAAGATGGGTTATCGTGCTGGGACAAGCACTTGGCGGCACAACGTTAGCACTCTTGCAGGGTGGTCTTTTTCTGTTTCTCGCACCGATAGTTGGAGTGCCGCTAAGCTTCTTCTCCGTGCTCGCAGCACTCGGTGTGATGTTGACCTTGTCCTTTGGCTTGACGAACTTAGGATTAATGATCGCGTGGCGAATGGATTCTACACAAGGTTTTCATGCGATTATGAATCTTATTCTAATCCCAATTTGGCTGCTCTCCGGTGCTTTCTTCCCCGTATCTGGGGTGCCGATACTCCTTGAGTGGGTAATGAAATTAAATCCGCTTACCTACGGCGTTGCAGCCTTACGTCGTTGTCTATACTTTAACGCACCCATAATTTCTGAGGGAATTCCTCAACTCGCGTTATCGCTACTTGTTACCGGCGCGTTCTGCGTTATTACATACTTTGGTGCTGCTCGAACGGCATACCGTCGTCCGAATGTAGCGTAA
- a CDS encoding cbb3-type cytochrome c oxidase subunit I: protein MNDHAHESHDHHHEESFVRKYLFSLDHKMIGKQFLIFGLVMFMVGGGLALLFRWQLAWPDRPLPIIGVSKAYQEEGEVTTAADRKWEERFDDDKETWIETNMPAGVIDPAFYNSLFTMHATIMVFFVVVPLLVGAFGNFLIPLMIGTRDMAFPVLNMLSFWFNMLGGVIMMAGFFVPGGHAAAGWTGYAPLSSVPELSGVDWGQNLWCISLIVMGISSLMGSINYITTIINMRAPGMTWFRLPLAIWALFIVAILLLLAFPVVASALALILFDRMAGTSFFLAEGGGDSLLWQHLFWFFAHPEVYILILPGMGMASEMLPVFARKPIFGYKSMVFAMISIAFLSWIVWGHHMFQSGMNPALGASFMTTTMLIAVPSAIKTFNWIGTLHRASIRFTVPMLNTLAFVSMFVIGGLSGIYMANSPVDIYIHDTYYIVAHIHYVVFGGSVFAIFGGIFYWFPKMFGRHMNATLGKIHFWITFLAFNGVFFPMHILGVGGHMRRIANPTQYEFLQHMQGINVFITISAFILGVAQILLLVNVFWSIFRGKVAEQNPWQANTLEWHAPTPVPHGNFGAIPQVYHGPYEYSVPGAETDWTPQTEPNGESVHGEPVPAGASAD from the coding sequence ATGAATGATCACGCACATGAATCTCATGATCATCATCATGAAGAGAGTTTTGTTCGTAAATACCTCTTTTCGCTCGATCATAAAATGATTGGCAAGCAGTTCCTGATCTTTGGTCTGGTTATGTTCATGGTTGGGGGCGGGCTAGCACTGCTTTTCCGTTGGCAACTCGCATGGCCCGACAGGCCCCTTCCCATCATTGGAGTCTCCAAAGCATATCAGGAAGAGGGCGAAGTCACAACCGCTGCAGACCGTAAATGGGAGGAACGGTTCGATGATGACAAAGAAACATGGATAGAGACGAACATGCCGGCCGGCGTAATAGACCCAGCATTTTATAATTCGCTGTTTACAATGCATGCGACTATCATGGTTTTCTTTGTGGTTGTGCCGCTACTTGTTGGCGCGTTTGGTAATTTCCTCATACCATTGATGATCGGGACCAGAGATATGGCTTTTCCTGTCCTGAATATGCTATCTTTCTGGTTCAACATGCTGGGAGGGGTTATCATGATGGCTGGGTTCTTCGTCCCCGGTGGGCACGCTGCTGCGGGCTGGACTGGATACGCACCGCTCTCTTCAGTCCCTGAGCTTAGCGGTGTAGATTGGGGACAGAATCTCTGGTGCATCAGCCTTATCGTCATGGGTATCTCCTCACTGATGGGGTCCATCAACTATATCACCACGATTATCAATATGCGAGCACCGGGGATGACCTGGTTCCGTCTCCCACTTGCGATTTGGGCGCTCTTTATCGTCGCTATTCTTCTACTGCTTGCATTCCCTGTGGTCGCTTCTGCGCTCGCACTAATCCTCTTTGACCGAATGGCGGGAACGTCCTTCTTTTTGGCGGAAGGTGGTGGCGACTCGTTGCTGTGGCAACACCTCTTCTGGTTCTTCGCGCATCCAGAGGTTTATATCCTCATTCTGCCCGGCATGGGCATGGCATCAGAGATGCTTCCTGTCTTTGCCAGAAAGCCCATCTTCGGCTATAAATCAATGGTTTTTGCCATGATATCGATCGCCTTTCTCAGTTGGATTGTGTGGGGACACCACATGTTCCAGAGTGGGATGAACCCTGCGCTCGGAGCGAGTTTCATGACCACAACCATGTTAATCGCTGTCCCTTCGGCAATCAAAACCTTTAACTGGATCGGCACCCTTCACCGTGCATCAATCCGATTCACGGTGCCAATGTTAAACACGTTGGCTTTTGTCTCGATGTTTGTTATCGGTGGTCTTAGCGGTATCTACATGGCGAACTCGCCAGTCGATATCTACATCCACGATACATACTACATTGTGGCGCATATCCATTACGTTGTCTTCGGTGGAAGCGTCTTCGCTATCTTTGGCGGCATCTTTTACTGGTTCCCTAAGATGTTCGGGCGACACATGAATGCGACGCTTGGCAAGATTCATTTCTGGATCACCTTCCTCGCCTTTAACGGTGTCTTTTTCCCGATGCACATCCTCGGTGTTGGTGGACACATGCGACGCATCGCCAACCCGACGCAGTATGAATTCTTACAACATATGCAAGGGATAAATGTGTTTATTACGATCAGTGCATTTATTTTAGGTGTGGCTCAAATTCTGCTGCTAGTCAACGTATTCTGGAGTATCTTCCGCGGGAAAGTCGCTGAACAGAATCCGTGGCAAGCAAATACTCTCGAGTGGCATGCACCAACGCCTGTCCCTCACGGCAACTTCGGAGCGATTCCGCAGGTGTATCACGGACCCTATGAGTACAGCGTTCCCGGTGCTGAAACGGACTGGACGCCGCAGACGGAGCCGAACGGCGAATCAGTGCACGGTGAACCCGTCCCTGCCGGAGCTAGTGCGGATTAA
- a CDS encoding cytochrome ubiquinol oxidase subunit I, with product MYLTKHLNMSQSKNRLYFLLALLAMYLLLTVATVFAQDATDTEYRPFPGIGSRNAAWIAAQLHLLFGSFILGVPMFAVVIEFVGLKTKDKRYDKMAQEFIKLCMGAFSTTALMGGVLVFILIWCYPKVMNKLSGIFGPSMIFYVILFFGETFTLYLYSYGWDRMQGRVSKMWHLFLGVLLNVFGTAIMFVSNAWLTYQTSPAIMGPKPDHEAIPLHDESGAFIGTLWQAINNYTWMPVNIHRLIGNIAFGGAIVGAYAAFRFLAAKTQEDRAHYDWMGYTGNFIALCGLIPLPFAGYWLGREIYMFNQTMGINMMGSLFSWLFIIQAVMIGVLFIGANYYLWSGMTRIAGGEVYARFRPYMIAIIVLSVAVWMTPRTLIVTPTESAAMGGPNHPLVGLFGLMTAKNTVVNLIILTTFLSFLFYRRSGKTPTVSWRKAGNIVIAAIFGLAVAAIVTIGIVGFKVNTDFRVNVLTPIQVMVALAVMVLVTVIDLIMYRKAMRSSEISWGQMTDRSQYVLILLAITFTSLMGLMGYARSGLREAWHIFGVMPDKSPDAHTPLLADAVNMIAVIIVIFFALVGFIFWLGLWGDKKKEGQPPVKAEASAGDD from the coding sequence ATGTATCTCACCAAACATCTCAATATGAGCCAGTCCAAAAACAGGCTATATTTTCTTCTCGCTCTGCTTGCTATGTATCTGCTGTTGACGGTTGCGACTGTCTTCGCTCAAGATGCGACTGACACAGAATACCGCCCCTTCCCGGGGATCGGCAGCCGTAACGCCGCATGGATCGCTGCCCAGCTGCATCTGTTGTTCGGTTCCTTCATCTTGGGTGTTCCGATGTTTGCGGTTGTCATTGAGTTTGTCGGGCTGAAAACGAAGGACAAACGGTATGACAAGATGGCGCAGGAGTTCATCAAACTGTGTATGGGAGCGTTCTCAACGACCGCGTTGATGGGCGGGGTACTTGTTTTTATCCTCATCTGGTGTTACCCGAAAGTGATGAACAAACTGTCAGGAATCTTCGGTCCTTCGATGATTTTCTACGTCATCCTGTTTTTTGGGGAGACCTTTACGCTCTATCTCTATTCTTACGGGTGGGATCGGATGCAGGGCAGGGTGTCGAAAATGTGGCACCTATTTCTCGGCGTGCTCCTGAACGTGTTCGGTACAGCGATTATGTTCGTCTCTAACGCTTGGCTGACATACCAGACAAGCCCAGCGATTATGGGCCCCAAACCCGACCACGAGGCAATTCCGCTTCATGATGAGTCGGGCGCATTCATCGGTACGCTGTGGCAGGCAATCAATAACTATACGTGGATGCCTGTCAATATCCACCGTCTCATTGGGAATATAGCTTTCGGTGGTGCAATCGTTGGTGCCTATGCCGCCTTTCGGTTCCTTGCTGCCAAAACGCAGGAAGACAGGGCGCATTACGACTGGATGGGATATACGGGCAATTTTATCGCACTGTGCGGATTGATTCCATTGCCATTCGCCGGATATTGGTTGGGACGGGAAATCTATATGTTCAACCAAACGATGGGCATCAACATGATGGGAAGCCTCTTTTCTTGGCTGTTTATTATTCAAGCGGTGATGATTGGAGTGCTGTTCATCGGAGCGAATTACTATCTCTGGTCTGGCATGACCCGCATCGCAGGCGGCGAGGTATACGCTCGTTTTCGTCCCTACATGATCGCTATCATTGTTCTATCTGTCGCAGTCTGGATGACGCCGCGCACACTCATTGTGACGCCTACGGAGTCGGCTGCAATGGGTGGGCCAAATCACCCGCTCGTTGGACTTTTCGGCTTGATGACAGCGAAGAACACGGTTGTCAATCTCATTATCTTGACCACCTTTCTCAGCTTTCTGTTTTACCGTCGATCCGGTAAAACACCGACAGTGAGTTGGCGCAAAGCGGGCAATATCGTCATCGCAGCGATTTTTGGACTGGCTGTCGCAGCGATTGTTACAATTGGGATCGTAGGGTTCAAGGTTAACACTGACTTCCGCGTCAATGTCCTAACGCCGATACAAGTGATGGTCGCGTTAGCTGTCATGGTTTTGGTAACGGTGATTGACTTGATTATGTATCGCAAAGCGATGCGTTCAAGCGAAATCAGTTGGGGGCAGATGACGGACCGGTCACAATATGTGCTGATTTTACTCGCCATTACCTTTACCTCATTGATGGGATTGATGGGCTACGCACGGTCGGGGCTTCGAGAGGCGTGGCATATTTTCGGTGTAATGCCCGACAAGTCGCCGGATGCACACACCCCGCTGCTTGCGGATGCCGTTAACATGATTGCCGTTATTATAGTGATTTTCTTCGCTTTGGTAGGCTTTATTTTCTGGCTCGGTTTGTGGGGCGATAAGAAAAAAGAGGGACAGCCACCCGTTAAAGCAGAAGCCTCCGCAGGAGATGATTAA
- a CDS encoding c-type cytochrome, which translates to MKKQSYNTMLISVAGLILLLVVFPITSLAQGKQAPAASEAGKALYDDKCAHCHGIEGAGDGSAAENLLPRPRDFTRGLYKIRSTESAQLPTDQDLFDIISNGMPGSSMPAWSELLSEDQRWQLVAHIKTFHDGFEGASPRLIDVSGKVPYSEESVAKGKEFYTTLGCVDCHGVIGRGDGTSAPDLTDEWGFRTWPANLWEQWNYRGGATTEDIFKRFIGGIAGSPMPSFISSFRLGLTDEESARMNELELKMDDDGLSEAEDEEYAALEEKLFMFEDIMLKVEEGEELEPDEQTKLDTALKPIFEKSWHLANYVKSLGPEERPPAAVGDKVLRSQYRAGALPGINDEVWNEIQEASYFPLVGQIVIDPRQFNPSIDSIMAKSFYNDNEIAFLFTWDDRTKTLPQTDDETGETVEDALAIQFPVKIAEGPTDPKPYFIWGDRLPVYLWSWKVAEPSTVTEMTAKGIDKATVQADQSLIQAEGVYEDGQYQLWVKRSLTTDDKRNDVQFTPGVFIPIAFSAWDGANGDVKTKRAISTWYTFVLDPVPSNKRFVYPPLVALISVGLLFGLRSSVRRRQNTEEV; encoded by the coding sequence ATGAAAAAGCAATCCTATAATACAATGTTGATTTCAGTCGCCGGTCTTATTTTGTTGTTAGTGGTTTTTCCAATTACATCTCTTGCCCAAGGGAAACAGGCACCCGCAGCCTCCGAAGCAGGAAAGGCACTCTATGATGATAAGTGTGCGCACTGCCACGGTATAGAGGGAGCGGGCGATGGATCTGCAGCAGAAAACCTGTTGCCAAGACCGAGGGATTTCACGCGGGGGCTTTACAAAATCCGTTCGACGGAAAGCGCTCAACTGCCCACCGATCAAGATCTCTTTGACATCATATCGAACGGTATGCCGGGATCCTCAATGCCAGCTTGGAGCGAACTGCTGAGTGAGGATCAACGGTGGCAACTCGTTGCCCATATCAAAACATTCCACGACGGCTTTGAAGGGGCTTCACCGCGGTTAATTGATGTGTCGGGCAAAGTTCCATATTCTGAAGAGAGTGTCGCAAAAGGAAAAGAATTTTACACCACTCTTGGGTGTGTCGATTGCCACGGAGTGATTGGCAGAGGCGATGGTACGTCCGCCCCAGATCTGACCGATGAGTGGGGCTTTCGCACATGGCCCGCCAATCTATGGGAACAGTGGAATTATCGGGGCGGTGCGACAACTGAGGATATTTTCAAACGATTCATCGGTGGTATTGCTGGCTCGCCGATGCCTTCGTTCATCTCAAGTTTTCGACTCGGTCTGACAGATGAGGAATCGGCTCGTATGAATGAGCTAGAACTCAAAATGGATGACGACGGTCTTTCAGAAGCGGAAGACGAAGAATACGCAGCGCTTGAGGAAAAGTTGTTTATGTTTGAAGACATCATGCTCAAGGTTGAAGAAGGCGAAGAACTTGAACCTGACGAACAGACTAAACTCGATACAGCCCTGAAGCCGATTTTTGAGAAAAGCTGGCACCTCGCAAATTATGTAAAATCCCTAGGACCCGAAGAGCGACCACCAGCGGCAGTCGGCGACAAAGTACTACGCTCACAATATCGCGCCGGTGCCTTGCCGGGCATAAACGATGAAGTGTGGAATGAAATTCAAGAAGCCAGTTATTTTCCGCTGGTCGGTCAAATTGTTATTGACCCTCGACAATTCAACCCCTCGATCGATTCAATAATGGCAAAGTCGTTCTATAACGATAATGAAATTGCGTTTCTATTTACATGGGATGATCGGACGAAAACCCTTCCCCAGACAGACGACGAGACCGGAGAGACGGTTGAAGATGCTCTAGCAATTCAATTTCCGGTGAAGATTGCTGAAGGTCCGACGGATCCCAAACCTTACTTCATCTGGGGCGATCGGCTTCCCGTCTATCTCTGGAGTTGGAAGGTCGCTGAGCCGTCAACGGTGACAGAGATGACTGCGAAGGGGATCGATAAAGCGACTGTCCAAGCTGATCAAAGCCTAATACAGGCTGAAGGGGTTTACGAAGATGGGCAATATCAACTATGGGTTAAAAGATCCCTCACAACCGATGACAAAAGAAATGACGTGCAGTTTACACCGGGCGTATTCATACCCATCGCTTTTTCTGCATGGGATGGCGCAAATGGTGATGTAAAAACGAAGCGAGCCATTTCAACGTGGTACACATTCGTCCTTGATCCCGTTCCATCGAACAAGCGATTTGTCTATCCGCCGCTGGTTGCCCTTATCTCCGTTGGCCTCCTTTTCGGCTTGAGAAGTAGTGTCAGGAGACGACAGAATACAGAAGAAGTTTAA
- a CDS encoding c-type cytochrome, protein MQRRLIRIICLILMVVSFIAYIAKAPAFPIASENLLPWSAWFFIFALANIILWQSVVKLMSFALMVIWFYAFAASIVPETSTATFDPNAVDRTPDAFIEVGEIIFNGKGKCNTCHTLDPSAPKSRCPDLTDIGTRAATRQPGMTAKEYLIESTYEPHKFLVPGYSNIMPPVWKPPISLTELEIETVIAFLQSQGGEVDVTKFEPPVDIGSAEAIAEELPPLLTGDVERGKKVFVEGAKCIACHAVAGVEQPTGQTLDEGVEVVAAPELTDIAGLNSLRYIEESVLLPNAQIVSGYGSVTVKTGGATIQGTLVTQDNEQISVRVKDVAGNEEEHTILLSELDPEPIEELTDLTGKGYFWIQVTLADTGATVSGDLVEEDDENIILQAGGETQTVSKSNVKVQATLIDFDENVIVGELVSENEDEVILNVDGEEQIIDTFDIDEGPNYSRAFGKRLVVTSPMPNNFPLLLSVSDMSDLLAYLASLTGATDATAAEGAEATAE, encoded by the coding sequence ATGCAAAGAAGACTAATTAGAATTATCTGCCTAATTTTAATGGTTGTGAGTTTTATCGCCTATATCGCGAAAGCGCCGGCTTTCCCGATCGCTTCGGAAAACCTACTGCCGTGGTCTGCATGGTTTTTTATCTTTGCTTTGGCGAATATCATACTCTGGCAGAGCGTGGTCAAACTCATGTCATTTGCGTTGATGGTCATCTGGTTCTATGCGTTTGCGGCCAGCATTGTTCCAGAAACATCGACTGCGACGTTTGACCCTAACGCCGTAGACCGGACGCCGGATGCGTTTATTGAGGTTGGGGAGATAATCTTTAACGGGAAAGGAAAATGCAACACCTGCCATACACTTGATCCGTCTGCGCCAAAAAGTCGCTGTCCCGATTTAACGGATATTGGCACTCGCGCTGCAACACGCCAACCGGGAATGACTGCGAAGGAGTATCTCATCGAATCCACCTATGAACCCCACAAATTCCTTGTTCCCGGCTACAGCAACATTATGCCGCCCGTCTGGAAACCACCAATCAGTCTAACTGAGTTGGAAATCGAAACCGTCATTGCCTTCCTCCAGAGTCAGGGTGGAGAAGTGGATGTAACAAAGTTTGAGCCGCCCGTTGATATCGGAAGTGCGGAAGCCATAGCCGAGGAATTGCCACCCCTCCTCACAGGCGACGTAGAACGTGGTAAAAAGGTTTTTGTAGAGGGCGCGAAGTGTATCGCGTGTCACGCTGTCGCTGGTGTCGAGCAACCTACCGGTCAAACGCTTGACGAAGGTGTTGAAGTTGTCGCTGCACCCGAATTGACGGATATCGCTGGGTTAAACAGTCTCCGGTATATTGAGGAATCCGTCCTATTACCGAATGCTCAAATTGTGAGCGGATACGGTTCCGTTACGGTGAAAACCGGCGGTGCCACAATTCAGGGAACGCTTGTTACGCAAGATAATGAGCAGATCAGTGTGCGTGTTAAGGACGTAGCCGGTAACGAAGAAGAGCACACCATTCTATTGAGCGAGCTCGATCCAGAGCCGATTGAAGAGTTGACAGATCTGACAGGGAAAGGATACTTCTGGATTCAAGTAACGCTTGCCGACACGGGAGCCACCGTAAGTGGCGATCTCGTAGAAGAGGACGACGAAAACATTATACTTCAGGCGGGTGGAGAGACGCAAACGGTTTCTAAGTCGAACGTGAAGGTTCAGGCGACATTGATTGACTTTGATGAGAATGTTATCGTTGGGGAATTGGTATCGGAAAATGAGGACGAAGTCATCTTAAACGTTGATGGTGAGGAGCAGATCATTGATACATTCGATATCGACGAAGGTCCGAACTACAGCCGTGCTTTCGGTAAGCGATTGGTTGTAACTTCCCCGATGCCGAATAACTTTCCGTTGTTGCTATCGGTTTCCGACATGAGCGATCTACTCGCCTATCTAGCAAGCTTAACGGGTGCGACAGACGCGACAGCGGCTGAGGGAGCAGAGGCAACCGCCGAATAA